One Neoarius graeffei isolate fNeoGra1 chromosome 16, fNeoGra1.pri, whole genome shotgun sequence DNA segment encodes these proteins:
- the igfals gene encoding insulin-like growth factor-binding protein complex acid labile subunit: protein MQLSMLVLWALGTFLGWADATTEEAKPMEDSTACSKICTCLIDDYTSELIVFCSARNLTQAPADIPAATRTLWLDGNLFTTLSADTFKNLSNLDFLNLQNGHLSSLDSQVFKGLHTLAHLHLERNNLRSLPATIFQNTPGLAALNVHNNQLSRIDEKLLAGLSHMWLLNLGWNSLAVLPETGFNDLHGLRELVLAGNRLAYLQPQLFQGLTELKELDLSGNYLRVIKANVFLKLTKLQKLYLAQNQIVTVAPRAFVGMKSLRWLDLSRNRLSVIHDETFLGLHSLHVLRLSNNSVSNLKPGTFRDLHYLEELCLSNNQIRALGERVFEGLGHLEVLNLEYNRLQEARTGTFMGLSHLAVIKLTGSCFRSLPDQIFKGLSKLHSIHLDKGCLTKVSTQGFAGLTGLRRLFLQHNNISVVERQSFVELQGLQQLDLRFNKLASLSSHTFYGLKSLGYLLLSNNILRHIPSEVLLPLQYLSWLDLSGNKLEVLLNATLHVLPRLRYLNLKDNLLTTLPPSIPDGLDQLWLSGNSWKCDCSAKPFKDFSLQKPHVIPRQVETLAEGDEPHTLITIYNNITCTSPPSLAGLDLRDVSSEQFC, encoded by the coding sequence ATGCAGTTGTCTATGCTGGTGTTATGGGCACTAGGGACATTCCTGGGATGGGCAGATGCTACCACAGAAGAAGCAAAGCCCATGGAGGACTCCACTGCTTGCTCAAAGATCTGTACCTGTCTTATTGATGACTATACTTCAGAGCTCATTGTCTTCTGCAGTGCACGAAATCTTACGCAGGCTCCTGCTGATATCCCTGCAGCTACACGTACTTTATGGCTAGATGGAAACCTGTTTACTACCCTCTCAGCTGACACATTCAAAAATCTGAGTAATTTGGACTTCTTGAATCTACAAAATGGGCATCTGTCAAGCCTTGACTCCCAGGTGTTCAAAGGCCTGCATACTCTTGCTCACCTACACCTGGAGCGAAACAATCTCCGCTCATTACCTGCTACCATTTTTCAAAACACCCCTGGCCTTGCTGCCCTCAACGTCCACAACAATCAACTGTCTCGAATAGATGAAAAGTTACTTGCAGGTCTCTCTCATATGTGGCTTCTGAACCTTGGATGGAACTCCCTTGCAGTTCTTCCTGAGACTGGATTTAATGATCTGCATGGTTTACGGGAGTTGGTGCTTGCTGGGAATCGCTTGGCTTATCTCCAGCCTCAGCTATTCCAGGGTCTTACAGAGCTAAAAGAGTTGGACTTAAGTGGAAACTATCTAAGAGTTATCAAGGCCAATGTCTTCCTGAAACTTACAAAACTGCAAAAGCTATACCTTGCCCAAAATCAAATTGTGACAGTCGCACCTAGAGCATTTGTGGGCATGAAGTCTTTGAGATGGTTGGATCTAAGCAGAAATCGTCTTTCTGTGATCCATGATGAAACATTCCTTGGCCTGCATAGCCTACATGTACTTCGCCTGTCAAACAACTCAGTAAGCAACCTAAAGCCAGGCACATTCCGTGATCTGCATTATCTTGAAGAGCTCTGTCTTTCCAACAACCAGATTAGAGCCCTAGGAGAGAGAGTTTTTGAAGGATTGGGCCATCTTGAAGTGCTGAACTTAGAATACAATAGGCTACAAGAGGCACGAACAGGTACCTTCATGGGCCTTAGTCACTTGGCAGTGATCAAACTCACTGGTAGCTGTTTCCGCAGTCTTCCAGACCAAATTTTTAAAGGTTTGTCAAAGCTACATAGCATTCATCTTGACAAAGGCTGTTTGACCAAAGTATCCACCCAAGGTTTTGCTGGTCTAACAGGCCTACGACGACTGTTCCTACAACACAACAACATCTCTGTGGTGGAGCGTCAGAGTTTTGTGGAGCTCCAAGGTCTGCAACAGCTTGACTTAAGATTCAACAAACTGGCATCACTTTCTTCCCACACCTTCTATGGATTAAAGAGTCTTGGTTACCTTTTGCTATCCAACAATATCCTCCGCCACATTCCTTCAGAAGTACTTCTACCATTGCAGTACTTATCTTGGCTAGATCTCTCTGGAAATAAGCTGGAAGTGCTACTTAATGCAACATTACATGTACTGCCACGTCTGCGCTACCTCAACCTGAAGGACAATTTGCTGACCACTCTTCCACCTTCCATTCCAGATGGCTTAGACCAACTCTGGCTATCAGGTAATAGCTGGAAATGTGACTGTAGTGCTAAACCTTTCAAGGATTTCAGCCTGCAGAAGCCACATGTGATTCCACGACAGGTGGAGACCTTGGCAGAGGGTGACGAGCCCCATACACTTATCACAATCTATAATAACATCACATGCACCAGCCCACCCAGTCTTGCTGGACTGGACCTGCGGGATGTCAGCAGTGAACAGTTTTGCTAA